The Cucumis melo cultivar AY chromosome 5, USDA_Cmelo_AY_1.0, whole genome shotgun sequence genome has a segment encoding these proteins:
- the LOC103485749 gene encoding uncharacterized protein LOC103485749, with amino-acid sequence MDGLIPMFYRAMKKNRRRRQYTVLSTKAESESEGEAASLSFNIADFYVDPPSIKSEGRGYRRYNSYGGSTPQEWRRSGVAAGKSRSHGQPPEQQLVRFRSQRILSCLTGH; translated from the coding sequence ATGGATGGTTTGATTCCGATGTTTTATAGAGCGATGAAGAAAAATAGAAGGAGAAGGCAATATACAGTGCTTTCCACAAAAGCAGAATCAGAATCAGAAGGGGAAGCAGCTTCTTTATCTTTCAACATTGCTGATTTCTATGTGGATCCGCCTTCTATCAAATCTGAGGGCAGGGGTTACCGGAGATACAACTCATACGGCGGATCTACCCCTCAGGAGTGGCGGAGGAGTGGCGTAGCCGCCGGGAAGTCAAGGAGTCATGGGCAACCACCGGAACAACAGCTTGTTAGGTTCAGAAGCCAGAGGATTCTGTCCTGCTTGACTGGCCATTAA